The DNA sequence CGCTCCCTCGGGGCCCACGCGCCAGCCGCCCTGGGGGTCGCGCTCGTAGCGGGCGTGGACGTTGAGCCGCACCGCTGCGCCCAACCGCCGCACCGCCTGCCCCAGCGCCTCCACCAGCGCGCCAATGCCGCCGCGCACATGGTGCGTGCCGTAGGCCCGCTCGATGTGAGGGATGAGCGCGAAGGCCGCGCTCGCCTCGTAGGGAGAGGCGCCCGTGTACGTGGCGAAGCGCCCCACGTATTGACGCAGGTGCTCCGTCTTGAAGTGGCGCACCGCCAGCTCGTGCAGCGTGTTGAGCCGCATGCCCGCGAGCACCGCTCCCACCCCGCGCCGCGCCACCCGCGCCATGAAGCCCGCCATCCCCTCGAAGGGCGCCTCCAGGTACGGCTCGCCCGCGGCCCGGTAAATGGCCTCCGCCTCCTTATAGAAGGAGAGGATTCCCTTCTGCTCGCTGCGGCGCAGCTCACCCGCGCTGGCCGCCATGCGCTCCACATCCTTATATGCGGTGAAGGAACAGCCGTCCCCGAAGCGGTACACGCACTGCGGCTCCAGCTCCGTGAAGGGCGGCAGCAGGTCCAGCGCGCCCAGCCGCTCGAAGGTGCCGCGCACCAGCGCCGGCATTGTCAGCAGCGTGGGCCCCGTGTCCAGCGTCACCCCGTCCACCGTGACCGCCTGCGCCTTGCCGCCCAGGCTGGCGCCCTGCTCGAAGAGGGTGACGTCATGCCCCTCCTTCGCCAACAGGCCCGCCGCCGTCAGCCCGCCGATGCCGCCGCCGATGACCGCCACCCGGGTGCGCCTCATCGCCGGCCACCCTTGCGCCCCGCGACCTCCGCGAGGATTTCGCGCGCGCGCTCCGGCCGGTACACCCGCTCGAGCGACAGCCGCTCGGCGACGACCTCCACCCACTCTCCACTGGCCCCCGCCTCGGCGGCGATGCGCCGGGCGTGCAGCGCCATGTGGCCCTTCTGGATGCCCTCGGTGGACAGCGCCTTGAGCGCCGCCAGGTTGGTGGCCAGCCCCGCCGCCCCCGCCAGCCCGGCGAGGTCCACCGCGCCCTGCACCCCCGCCAGCCGCAGCGCCCGCTGCACGCCCGGGTGCGAGCGCGCCGCCCCACCCACCGTGGAGGTGGCCAGCGGCATCTCCACCTCGCCGCACAGCTGGCCGTCCTTGCCCTTCCACCAGGAGGTGAGCGGCCGGTAGGCGCCCGAGCGCGACGCGTACGCGTGCGCCCCTGCCTCCACCGCGCGCCAGTCGTTGCCGCAGGCCACCAGCACCGCGTCCACCCCGTTCATCACTCCCTTGTTGTGGGTGACGGCCCGGTACACATCCAGCTCCGCGAAGCGCTGCGCCTCGAGGATGGCGTCGCGCACCTCTTCCCCGTCCGGGAAGCCCTCCGAGGCCAGCACCGAGCTCGG is a window from the Hyalangium ruber genome containing:
- a CDS encoding phytoene desaturase family protein, whose amino-acid sequence is MRRTRVAVIGGGIGGLTAAGLLAKEGHDVTLFEQGASLGGKAQAVTVDGVTLDTGPTLLTMPALVRGTFERLGALDLLPPFTELEPQCVYRFGDGCSFTAYKDVERMAASAGELRRSEQKGILSFYKEAEAIYRAAGEPYLEAPFEGMAGFMARVARRGVGAVLAGMRLNTLHELAVRHFKTEHLRQYVGRFATYTGASPYEASAAFALIPHIERAYGTHHVRGGIGALVEALGQAVRRLGAAVRLNVHARYERDPQGGWRVGPEGAAEGFDSVVVNADPLGALRREGEALALSGYVLLLEVDGRPPVPHHAVLFSQDYRREFDELFTGRLASDPTVYVCNPSATDTSMAPLGRTGLFVMVNAPPLPTGLARAERAAEGWELNAERAKAQMFERLYAHFPELQGRVRVLGQRTPVDLAAQGAPGGSIYGFLPHGKFGPFRRPRIRGNRPGLFFAGGGTHPGGGVPLVMLSGSFAAEMASEHLRGVEV